The Brevundimonas sp. SORGH_AS_0993 genome segment CCTTGGAATCCTGCGGCGCCATGGCGATGGTCTGGGCCGCCTGCTCGGGGTCCCCGCCCGCCAGATAGACCCGCGCCATGCCGGCGATGGCCTTTTCATTCTCCGGCTCGATCGACAGGACGTGGGCGAACGCCTGGGCCGCGCCGCCAAAGTCGTTCAGGCCCAGCGATTCCTCGCCCAACTCCAGCAGTTGCGCCGTTTCGGTCGAGCCGCCCTGACCGCCGGTCAGCTTGTCGATGAAGGCCTTGATCTGACTGTCGGGAATGGCGCCCTGGAAGCCGTCGACCGGCTGGCCGTTGACGAAGGCGTAGACCGTCGGGATCGACTGCACCCGCAACTGGCCCGCATAGGCCGGGTTGGCGTCCACATCGATCTTGACCATCTTCACCGCCCCCTTGGCGGCGCGCACGGCCTTCTCCAGCGCAGGCCCCAGGGTCCGGCACGGCCCGCACCAGGTGGCCCAGAAGTCGACGATGACCGGTTGGTGCTTGGACGCCTCGATGACGTCGGCCATGAAGGAGGCGTCCGTGCCTTCCTTGATCAGGTCGCCGGCGGCGTCGGGGGGCAGGGTCGGGTCGAGCAGGGTCATGGGCGAGGTCCGCGCAGAGATCGGTCAGGTTCAACGGTTCAGATGGCGTCGGGATGCGTCGGCATCAAGCGGCGATTTGGTTGCGCCGGGATTTCAGACGGTGGTCGCGAAAAACACCGTCTGAATCGTCTGAATAGTGCGAAATCCCCCCGCCGCTCGTCCGATGCATCGACCGTCGGTTACGAGATGGGGCGGCGGCGCTGATCGTCAAGCTGACGTTGGGGGCTTCTGATAAGGGTGGAGAGCGGACGGCCGTTTTGAGCAGCCATCCAACTCCACTGTCAGGGTCAGGAGATCTCAATCCTTTCGAAGGTTTGCGTAGATCCACGACGCCACATTCGTGACCGGGATGCCGTGTTTGTGGTTGAACGTGCCGTCCTTGCTCCAAGCCACACCCCGGCCGATGGCGAAGGCAGCGCGATATTTGCGCATCATGTTCTGCGGATCCTGAGCTAACTCATCCATCAAGAAGGGCACGGTCCATTCCGATCGGCTGAAGGAACGACCAAGCGCGACCTCCAGCTTGTCGGCGACGTCCCCGTAGCTCACGGTGTCTCCGGCGAGGAAGACGATTTCGTTCCGAATTGTGGGTTCGAAAAACACGATCTCGGCGGTCAGCACGCCGATGTCGTCAGGCGTTGTGAGCGTCACTTGGGTGTCGAGGCTGCCCAAGGCGTGGACGGCGCTGTTTTGCAGATCGACCACCCCGAACTCGGGTTCGAACAGGTAGCTCATGAACATGCCGGTCGAGATCACGACCCATTCGGTCTTGTTCTGCGACCGCAGCAGTTCCCGGACGTCCAACTGTGCGTCGAAAATGTCCTGCGGGCCGCCGCGCCCGATGGCTTCGAAATCGACCCCGAACTGCCATGGGAAGTATCGGGGAATTCCGGCCTGGAGCGCGGCCTTTGCGAGCTTCATGGGCGTGTTCACGCCCGCGGCATATCCGGCGCACCCGATCACCGTGTCATAGCCGGAAAACACCTCGGCCAACTCATCGACTGAGCTCTTCACCAGATCGCCAATGACAATCTCGATGCCGAGATCGCGCAGCTCGGCGACGTCGCGCGCCTTGCCCGGATCAGCAGATGTGACGGCGCTGGAGCGAAGCAGCACACTGATCTTCGTTCCATCTATCGCCTTCGCACGGCGCGCCAGATTACGCAGGACCGGCATGCCCAGTTCACCGGCGCCCAGCACCAGGATGTTTCGGGATTTCACGGTTGAAGTTGCATCAGTCATCGATCACGCCTCTTAGAGTTCGTTGCGGCGATGATCTGGCGATCGCTCGACATCAGCGAAAGAAGGCACATGGGTGATACTGCGTTCGACCCGCTTAACCGTGACGAGCTTCTCCTATATTCGCAGGCGGTTTGTGACGGCTTGCGCGACGACGACGACGGACTCCGCCGAGAGATCCTAGCGCACGCAGGTAGTCGATGGTCGCTCGGTGTGGTCCACACCCTCGGCGTCTATGGTCAACTGCGGCACGCGGACATCGGCAGACGCATGCATGGCGTCACTCAGCGGATGCTGACCCGAACCTTGCGGCTGCTTGAGCGCGACGGACTGGTCATCCGTCATGATTTTGAAGAGGTGCCGCCTAGGGTCGAATATCGGTTGTCAGAGACGGGCTTTGAGCTGCTAGCTCGAATGGTGCCGCTCTGGACATGGATCGTCGAGAACGCAGAAAGTTTTCGACGAGTCCGCCTGGCCTTCGACGAGAGGCAGGAGGAAACAAGCGAAGGGCTGACGTCAGAACAGACCTGACAGTCAAAATCTCGGAGTCAAAGGTCCGCAGTGGGTCGAACAAAGTCATGAGCTTCCCGGCTCAAGGCTGACATCGCAAGTGCAGGTTGGGTGATCCCAATAACGCTTTGGATCAACCCAACGCCTCGAAATTCAACACTAACGGCTCTCGCCCCAGCAACCCCAGCACCCGCCGGAACGCCGTCTGGTCCAGCGCCGTCGTCGCCGTATTGGTCAGGGGGTGGAAGTTGACGATGTCGGCGTCCCACAGGCGCTGGTCCACCACGAAGGTCACGCGGCGCTCGATGTCGTTGATCAGTCCCAGCGCCGTGACCGAGCCGGGGCGGACGCCCAAGGTCTCCCACATCAGGCTCTCGGCGCCGAACGACAGGCGGCCTGAGCCCATGACGACGGCGGCGCGCTTCAGGTCGATGACCGTGTCCTGACGCGCCGAGATCAGCCACAGCCGGCCCTTGTGATCCTTCAGGAACAGGTTCTTGGTGTGGGCGCCCGGCAGGTCGGCCTTGAGGTCCAGCCCTTCCTCGACGCGAAAGACGGCCGGGTGGTCGTGGGTGACGTGATCGACGCCGTTCGCCTTCAGCCAGGCGGTCAGGGTCTCACGGTCGAAAGCGGGTGCGTCAGTCATGGTTGAGCCGTCGGGTTTCGGGCGTTAGGAAACGTCCATGGTCGATACCGTCAAGACACGCCCGCTGGAACTGGAATGCTATCCGATGACGGCCCGGCCGCCGGATTTGGTGCCCGGCCGCCAGTCGCGCAACTGGATGGACGCCTTCATCAGTCGGCACCCTTATCGGTGCCTGCCGCTGAACATGGCCAACACCACGGGGTGGGAAATCCTGTGCCCATTCGGCTTCTCGGCCGAGTGGAATGGCGGCCCGCGTCAGGAAGACATCGTCATCACGCCGGATCGGCCCCAGCACGACCTGGACCATTTCGTCACCTCGCACTTCTCGCGCGGGGTGCTGACCATGCATCCGCAATATCTGTTCCGCACGCCGCCCGGCTGGGGGATGATGTGTTCGGGGTCGCCCAACCATGTGAAGGACGGCATCCAGCCGCTGGTCGGCCTGATCGAGACGGACTGGCTGCCCTTCCCCTTCACGATGAACTGGATCTTCACCCGACCGGGACGGATCACCTTCGAGAAGGGCGAGCCCTTCTGCTTCATCAATCTGATCGAGCACAAGAAGGTCGAGCAGTTCCAGCCGATCATCCGCACCCTGGAATCCAACCCGACCATGAAGGGCCAGTTCGAAGCCTGGAACCGCGCCCGCACCGACTTCAACCAGCGCCTGGCCGGCGGCGACCCCGACGCGGCCAAGGAGGCGTGGCAGCGGTTTTACTTCAAGGGCGAACTGCCCGAGGAACTGGGCGCGGCCCCGGCCACCCACTCCAACAAGCGCCGGCTGAAAGCGCCGCGCGTAGGCTGACCTTCAAACCTCACGTCATTCCGGGGCTGAGCGAAGCCGAGACCCCGGAATGACGCAGGCCGGAACGACGCAGGATTGAAACCTGGCGGAGCGACGTCCTAGGCGCCGGGGCGCGTCACGCGGGGGCCTAGGTTCTGAACGACTTCGCGCGCGTCGAAGGCGTTGGGATCACCGGCCGGCTTCGGACCGCGCCCCATGACGATCTCGGCGCTGGCCTCGTAGCGGTCGATCTGGCGCGTGTCGAAGTCGCGCGGACCCCAGCGGTCCCACGGGCTCCAGAAGCCGCCGCGATAGTAGCGCCACGACGGACCCCAGTAGGGGCCATAGAAGCTGGAATAGGGTCCGTAGAAGGGATCGGGCGTGGTGACGTAGCGGGTGTCCCGCTCGGTCGCGCGATTGACGGTGGCGAACCAGTCATAACCGCTTTCGACCGTCACTTCGGCCGAGCGCAGCAACAGCGACATCTCCACCTGTTCGCGCGAGGTGACGGAGTTGCCGGCGAAGGTCACGCGATAGCGGTTGGTCTCCAGCCGCTGTTCGGCATAGCCGCCGCGCTGGCCATTGAAGCCGGCGGGTTGGTAGGGTGTGGCGGTCGCGCAGGCGGCCAGCGCCAGACCGGCCACCATGGTCACGGCCAGGGTCTTGAGGGGGAGGACTTTCATTGAACGACGACTCCTTGAGCGCCCTATAGGGCGCGCTGACGGCTGAACGGTGCATGAACGGCGAAGTTCAAAGCCAATCTAAGGCGGCGCGAGACTCCGTCCAGAGCCTGATCCGTCGAGAAGTAACCGCTATGCGATTCCGTCCAAAATGATCGGGCGTCTAAAGACGCAGGACGATCAGGACGGCGGCGGTCATCAGGAGAAGGCCCACGACCACGCCGAACCCGCGACGAAAGCGCGGCCGCTGCATGCGTCGTGACAGGGCGGCGCCGGACAGGGCGTAGGTGCTCATCGACACCATGTCCATGCCGATGGCGGCGAGGGCGAACAGGGCCAACTGCGGCGCGACCGGGCGCGACACGTCCACGAACGGCGGCAGGACGGCGGTGAAGAACAGGATGGCCTTGGGATTGGCGATCTGCACGGCGAAACCGTCGGCGAAGGCGCTGCGGCCCTTCCTGACCACGACGTGATCGGGCTGGGCGGCCGTGGCGAAGGCGCCGCGCAGGGCCTTGATCCCCAGCCAGGCGACATAGACGGCGCCCAGGACGGCGATGACCTTGAAGGCGGCGGGGAAGGCCTTGACCAGGGCGGCCAGCCCCAGGGCGGCGGCTCCGAACCAGACTAGGGTGGCGGCGTTCATGCCCAGCACCCCGACCAGGGCCGAGGCGCGGCCCTTCTCCATCCCCGTGGCGACGGCGAACAGATTGGCCGGGCCGGGTGTCACGGCCATGACCGCCATCACGCCGAGGAAGGTGGAGTAGAGGTGCGGATCGACGGGCAGGGCGTGCATGCGGCGCGGTGTCGCGTCCCCTCGTCCCTAGGTCAAGCGCCAGGGGCAAGCGCCAAGGTAAAAGCGTCGCTCAGGCGTCGCTCAGGCGACCGTCGCCCTCAGGGCCGGCGCGGGGCGGGCGGCGGTGTCGGAGCCTCGGGCTGTTCGGGGGCCTCGGGCGCTTCCATCGCCTCCGTCGCTTCGACCCGGTCCTCCACCGCGTCGGCGGCCTGGTCCAGGGCGTACTGGGCGATCAGGCCGTAGGTTTCCATCTGGTCCTTGTCGGGATTGGTCCAGGCGCTGTTGCGGACGATGCCCTCGCCGGCGACCACGCCGTGCGCCATGCCGTCGGCCATGGCCTGTTTGACCTCGGGGTCGTTGAGGGCGTCCTGCACGAGGGCCTCCACGTCGATGTCCTGTAGCGCCTGGGCGGCGACTTCGCCCGCGTGCTGGGTCGCCTGGGCGGTGAAGGCGGTCACGTCGGGCTGATACTCGGCCCACAGGGCGGCGACGCGGCGGCCGCGTTCGGCTTCGCTGAGGCTTTCGTCTTCGGAAAGGGCCTCGGCGCGCTTGCCGAACTCTTCCATGCGCGCCTCGAATGCCTGGGCGGCGGCGTCCAGCCGGGCCTCGGCCGCACCGGCGGGCGCGGCTCCATCCTGGGCCAGGGCGGAAGACAGGGGCAGAAGGGCCAGGGCGGCGGTCAGGCTGAGCAGGCGGATCATGGGAGAGCTCCCGTTGACGACCCGCGCAAACTCGACCCAAGGCCGCCCGGCCTCAAGTGAAATCGCGGTAAGGCGGCCTTACTGCGGCGTCGTCGGCTGGGCGGCGCCGGCGGCCGAGGCGGCCTCGATCTTGGCGCGCGCGTCTGCGGGGATTCCCTTGATCTGCTGAATCGCCGGCGCGACCTGTTCGGCGGTCGCCTGTCCGCTGCTGACGGCGAAGGTTTCGACCTCGGCGGCGAAGGCGTCGACCTGGGGCTGATACTTGGTTTCGATGGCGTCCAGATCGGCCTTGGCCTTGGTCTTGTCGGTCTGGGCCAGGGCGGCGCGCATTTCGCCGGCCATGGCCTCCATCGTCCGGCCGAAGGCCTCGGCCTTGGCCTCGAAGGCGGCCTCAGCGGGATTCTCGGCCGCAGGGGCGGGCGCGGCGGCGGCGGGCGGGGCGGCGGTCTGGGCCACGGCGGGGGCCGCGACGACCAGGGCGGCGACGGCCGCGACGGAACACAGAAGACGCATGGGAACACTCCGGGCGCCAGCCGGTATGGCCGGAAACGCAATGACCCCACTATAGCAGTCGGCGCCCCTCCGTCACGGACGAGAATCGGGCGCTTCGCCAAGGTTGCATCACGATCAAGCGATGCTAGCTTTCGGCTATGTTGATCGCTCTCTTCGCCGCAGCCGTGATTCAGGCCGCACCCGCCCCACCGCCTGTAGTCTGGATTGATCCGCCCAGGATCGAGATGCCGCCCAAGGCCCTGGAGGCGGGCGCTTCCGGCGTCGTCGTGCTTCGGTGCGCGTTCAATGCGCAGGGACGGGCGATCAATTGCATCGTCGTTTCCGAGACGCCGCCGGGGCTTGGCTTTGGTCGTGAAGCCCTGCGCGGCGTACGCATGGGGCAGGCGCAAATCGACCAGCCGGGACCGCGCGAGGTCAGGCTGAACTTCCACACGCGCTGAACCGACGCTCGCGCCTGTAATTCGCCGCCGTCTTTTGGCATAAGCCCGCGATGAAGTTCCTCGACCAAGCCAAGATCTACATCCGTTCGGGCAACGGCGGCGCGGGCTCCGTGTCGTTCCGACGCGAGAAATTCATTCCCAACGGCGGGCCGGACGGCGGCGACGGCGGGCGCGGCGGCGACGTCTGGATCGAGGCGGTCGAGGGGCTGAACACCCTGATCGACTATCGCTATCAGCAGCATTTCAAGGCCCAGACGGGCCACCACGGCCAGGGCCGCCAGATGCACGGCGGCAAGGGCGAGGATGTGGTCCTGAAGGTGCCGGTCGGCACCCAGGTGCTGGACGAGGACAAGGAGACGGTCCTTCTGGACATGGACACGGCCGGCAAGACCGAACTGCTGCTGAAGGGCGGTAACGGCGGCTGGGGCAACACCCGGTTCAAGGGGCCGGTCAACCAGGCGCCCACCCACGCCAATCCGGGCCAGGAAGGCCAAGAGCGGTGGATCTGGCTGCGGCTGAAGCTGATCGCGGACATCGGGCTGGCGGGCCTGCCCAATGCGGGCAAGTCCACCTTCCTGTCGGCGGCGAGCGCCGCCAAGCCCAAGATCGCCGACTATCCCTTCACCACCCTGACGCCAAACCTGGGGATGGTGGACCTGTCACCGACCGAACGCTTCGTCATCGCCGACATCCCCGGCCTGATCGAAGGCGCCAGCGACGGAGCGGGGCTGGGCACGCGTTTTCTGGGCCATGTCGAGCGTTCGGCCAGCCTGATCCATCTGATCGACGGAACCCAGGACGACGTGGCCGAGGCCTATCGCATCATCCGCGGCGAACTGGAGGCCTATGGCGAGGGCCTGGCCGACAAGGCCGAGATCCTGGCCCTGAACAAGATCGACGCCCTGACGCCCCAGATGCGCGAAGAAAAGGCCGCCGAGCTGGAGGCCGTCGCCGGCCGCCGGCCCATGCTGGTCTCCGGCGTCTCGGGCGAAGGCGTGGCCAGCCTGCTGCGCGCCGCCTGGGCCGAGGTCAAGAAGACGCGCGGAGCCTTGGCCGGCGAAGGCGCCGCCGACCAGATCAGCGGCTGGCGACCCTGAGGCCCGGAAAGTCTGAGAGCCTGAGGCGGCCCTAGCCTGTCGCCTCGGCGCCGGCTTCGGTCGTGGCCGCGGCCCTGCGGCGCGGTTTCGAGGGCGGCGGCTTGGCCTTGGTCTTGCCCTCGTCGGCATAGGGTTCGCCGTCGCCCGACAGCAGCACCGCCATCCAGCGAGAGCCCTTGAACTCGGCCAGGACGGCCATGGCCATGACCGCCAGCGGAGTGGACAGGAACATGCCGACCACGCCCCAAAGCTTGCCCCAGAAGGCCAGGGCCAGCAGGACGACCACCGGGTCGATGTTCTGGTTGTCGCCCTGCATGCGCGGCTGGACGAAGTTGCCGACCACGAACAGAATGATCTGCAAGCCTACCAGCAGGATGGCGGCGGGCCAGTAGCTTTCGAACTGGACAAGGGCGAACAGCGGCGGGGCCAGGCCGGCGACCGCCCCGCCCAGCACCGGGATGAAGCCGACGATGAAGATGACGAAGGTCCAGAACTCGGCGTTCTGAAGCCCGACCGCCCGCATCAGCAGCCAGGCGGCGGCGCAGATCATGACCCCTGTCACCGCCTGGACCCACAGATAGCCCTCCACCCCGCCGCGCACGCGCTTGAACACCGCCACGGCCTCGTTGCGGTGGGCGGTGTTGGGGAACATGGCGACGATCTTGCGCTGGAACCCCATCTGCGAGGCCAGGAGGAAGCCCAGATAGATCAGGACGAAGAAGGCGCTGGAGACCACGCCCTGCACCTGCATGGCGGTGGCGGCCAGATAGCCCCGAATGTCGATGCTGTTGATCAGGTCCTGGGCCTTGGGCGGATTGGCCAGGTGGAACAGGCCGAAGACGTCGCGGATGATCTGGTCGATGCGCGGGCCGATGTTGGCCGAGACGCCCGACGCCTGGCCGAAGAAGCCGGCCGCTCCGTTCACGATGATGCCGATGGAGGCGAAGAAGCCCAGGACCACCAGGGTCAGGGCCGCGATCCCGGCCCAGCGGCGCGGCAGGGGGGTGCGCGTCTCGATGCTGCGCTTGACCCCGTCGATCATGATCAGAAGGAAGATCGCCATCGCCAGGGGCGTCAGAATGTCCCGCAGCCAATAGACGGCGGCCCCGGCGGCGACGGTGGCGACGACGGCCAGGGCGTTGCGCGACGCGGTTTCGGGCGGGGTGACGATGGCGCTTTTCATTGTCTTGTCTTCGGCTTGAGCGACGAGCGCGTCAATCGCTGTTCCGGGCGTCGCCGTCATGCTCTAGAGCTTGATCGCCACGCTTGCGGAGACCGGCATGTCCGACACCCCCACCGGCCTGTTCATCGGCCAGTCCGACGCCAACGCGCCAGAGACCCTTCTGTTCAACCGGGCCAATCGCCACGGTGTCGTCGCCGGCGCCACGGGCACGGGCAAGACCGTCACCCTGCAGATCATGGCCCAGGGTTTTTCGGACGCCGGGGTGCCGGTCTTCTGTTCGGACGTTAAGGGCGACCTGTCGGGCGTCTGCCAGCCGGGAACGCCCAACGACAAGCTGCTGGCCCGCGCCGCCGAGATGGGCCTGACCCTGACGCCGCGCGCGGCCCCGACCGTCTTCTGGGACCTGTACGGCCAGAAGGGGCATCCGATCCGCACCACGGTGTCAGAGATCGGGCCCGTGCTGCTGGCGCGGATGCTGAACTTGAACGAGGTTCAGGAGGGCGTGCTGACGGTCGCCTTCCACGTCGCGGACAAGGAGGGTCTGTTGCTGCTGGACCTGGGCGATCTGCGCAGCCTGCTGGTCTATGTGGGCGAGAACGCCGAGCGCATCGGGCGAGAGGTCGGCAACGTCGCCCCCGCCTCCATCGCCGCCATCCAGCGCGCCCTGCTGCAGCTGGAGCAGCAGGGCGGCGACGCCTTCTTCGGCGAACCGGCCCTGCGGCTGGAGGACATGATCCGCGTCGGTCTGGACGGCCGGGGCCAGGTCAATGTGCTGGATTCCACCCGCCTGATGAACAGCCCGCGCCTGTATGCGGCCTTCCTGCTGTGGCTGCTGTCCGAGCTGTTCGAGCAACTGCCCGAGGTCGGCGATCCCGACAAGCCGCGTCTGGTCTTCTTCTTCGACGAGGCGCACCTGCTGTTCAACGACGCACCCAAGGCCCTGCTCGAAAAGGTGGAACAGGTGGTGCGCCTGATCCGCTCCAAGGGAGTCGGCGTCTATTTCGTGACCCAGAATCCGGCCGACATTCCCGACACCGTCCTGGCCCAGCTAGGCAACCGGGTGCAGCACGCCTTGCGCGCCTACACCCCCTCGGATCAGAAGGGTCTTCGGGCCGCATCGCAGAGCTTCCGCGCAAATCCGGCCTTCGACACGGCCGAGGCGATCCAGGCCCTGGGCGTGGGCGAGGCCCTGGTCTCGCTGCTGGACGAGAAGGGCGCCCCGACCGTGGTGGCCCGCACGAAGATCCGTCCGCCCGACTCGCGTTTGGGCCCGGCGACCGACGCGGAGCGCGCGGCCGTCATGGCCGCCAGCCCCGTGCGCGGCGTCTACGAGCAGGCGGTGAACCGCGAATCCGCCGAGGAAATCCTGGCGGCCCGCCACGCCGCCAGCGACCAGGCCGCCGCCGACGCCAAGGCTCGGGCCGACGCCGCCAAGGCCGCCGAGGTCCAGGCCAGGCTGGACGCCAGGGCCGCGGCCGCCCAGGCGAAGGAAGAGGCCAAGGAACAGACGCGCATCGCTCGCGCCCCCGCCGCCCCGCGCCGTTCCACCCGCGAGACGCCGATCGAGGCCCTGACCAAGTCGGTGCTGCGGACGGCCGGCTCGACCCTGACCCGCGAACTGCTGCGCGGCGTGCTGGGCGGGTTGAAGCGGCGCTAGGGATCGGCCGCCGCCCCTTGCAACTGGGCAAGGGACGGCGCATCTCCCGCCCATGTTCATCCAGACCGAACCTACGCCGAATCCCAATGCGTTGAAGTTCCTGCCGGGCCGCGAGGTTTCGCCCCACGCAGCGCTGGAGTACCGCACCATCGACGAGGCGACCGCGTCTCCCCTCGCGGAAGCGCTGTTCGAAATCGAAGGCGTCGATGGCGTCTTCTTCGGCGCCGACTATGTCTCGGTGACGCGCCAGGATCAGGGTCCGGACTGGAGCGCGATGAAGCCGGCGGTGCTGGGCGTCATCATGGACCATTTCGTCTCGGGCCAGCCGCTGACGCGCGAAGGCCAGGGTTCAGCCGATCACGCCGAGGACGACAGCGAGATCGTGGCCGAGATCAAGGCCCTGCTGGATAGCCGCATCCGCCCCGCCGTGGCCCAGGACGGCGGCGACATCCTGTTCGATTCCTTCGACGAGGAGAGCGGCGTCCTGTCGCTGCGGATGCGCGGGGCCTGTTCGGGCTGTCCGTCGTCCTCGGCGACGCTGAAGGCCGGGGTGGAGCAGATGATGCGCCACTATGTTCCCGAAGTGACGCGGGTCGAACAGACGATCTGACGCCCGGCGCGGTTTTCCGCCTCGCCAGACGCGCGGTCGGGCGCCATCTTAAGTTGATGGCTCGCTTCGTTCCTGACCCAGAAGTTATTCGCCTCGGGGAGGCCCTGGCCGTCTTGCGCCGAGAACGCGGCCTGTCTCAGGCCGAGGCGGGCGCGCGGCTGGACATGACCAGCCAGGGCTGGGGTCTTTACGAATCGGGACGTCGCCCCGGCCTGTTCCGCCCCGACGTGCAGCGCCGCCTGACCGCCGCCCTGGATTCCACGCCTGAAATTCTGGCCCTGACGGCGGCCCGCATCGCCCCGCCGCCCGCCGAGCGGACGCCGCAGGGCGTCGAGAGCAAGGGACGCGGCTTCGACGGCGCATCCGCCTCGTCCGAAATCCCCAGCCTGCGCCTGACCGACGACCATCTGGCGCCCTGGGCCGGAGCGGGAGTCATCGTGGACTATCGGCCGGGCCAGGCGCCGCGTCCGGGTCAGGGCTGCGTCGTCGAGACGACGGACGGAGACCTCATGATCCGGCTGTTCGACGGCGATCAGACGGATGGGGTCCGTCTGCGCGGGGCCGGGGCGCTGGATCGGCGCGAAATCCTGCCCCACGGCCGGATCGTTCGCATGTCCGCCATCATCGCCCGGCGCGACGAATGAAACGAAATGGTTGCATGCCCGGTTAGGTTGTGGAAGGTAGGGGCCATGGACAAGCCTTCCGCCCCGCCGCCCAGGACGCCCCGATCAGTCGATGCGGTGGATGTGGCGGTCGGCGAACGCATCGCCGCGCGGCGGATCGCGCTGGGTCTGTCGCAGACGGCCTTGGCCGACCGGATCGGCGTCAGCTGTCAGCAGGTCCAGAAGTACGAGGGCGGGCGCAACCGCATCTCGGCCGCGCGTCTGCACAGCCTGGCCCTGGCGCTGGACCTGCCGATCAGCGCCTTTTTCCCCGTCGAAGCGGGGGCGGTCGAGACGGGCGAGGTCTCGGTCATGCGCGCCCTCGCCGCGACGCCCGAAGGACGCTCCCTGGCCCTGGGCTTTTCCCGGATTCAGGATCACGCCGTGCGCCAGGCCCTGAGCCGTCTGGTCAGCGCCCTGGCGGCTGCCTGACCGCCGCCTGACGGCCCGAGGCGGACGCGGCGGTTTCCCCCTCTGTCGTCGAGCGCTAGAAGGCCGGCATGAGACTTCTGGTGATCGATACGGCGATGGGCGCCTGCACGGCGGCGGTGTTCCAGGACGACCGCGCCCTGTCGGTGCGGTTCGAACTCATGGCCAAGGGCCAT includes the following:
- a CDS encoding AI-2E family transporter; the encoded protein is MKSAIVTPPETASRNALAVVATVAAGAAVYWLRDILTPLAMAIFLLIMIDGVKRSIETRTPLPRRWAGIAALTLVVLGFFASIGIIVNGAAGFFGQASGVSANIGPRIDQIIRDVFGLFHLANPPKAQDLINSIDIRGYLAATAMQVQGVVSSAFFVLIYLGFLLASQMGFQRKIVAMFPNTAHRNEAVAVFKRVRGGVEGYLWVQAVTGVMICAAAWLLMRAVGLQNAEFWTFVIFIVGFIPVLGGAVAGLAPPLFALVQFESYWPAAILLVGLQIILFVVGNFVQPRMQGDNQNIDPVVVLLALAFWGKLWGVVGMFLSTPLAVMAMAVLAEFKGSRWMAVLLSGDGEPYADEGKTKAKPPPSKPRRRAAATTEAGAEATG
- a CDS encoding helicase HerA-like domain-containing protein, producing MSDTPTGLFIGQSDANAPETLLFNRANRHGVVAGATGTGKTVTLQIMAQGFSDAGVPVFCSDVKGDLSGVCQPGTPNDKLLARAAEMGLTLTPRAAPTVFWDLYGQKGHPIRTTVSEIGPVLLARMLNLNEVQEGVLTVAFHVADKEGLLLLDLGDLRSLLVYVGENAERIGREVGNVAPASIAAIQRALLQLEQQGGDAFFGEPALRLEDMIRVGLDGRGQVNVLDSTRLMNSPRLYAAFLLWLLSELFEQLPEVGDPDKPRLVFFFDEAHLLFNDAPKALLEKVEQVVRLIRSKGVGVYFVTQNPADIPDTVLAQLGNRVQHALRAYTPSDQKGLRAASQSFRANPAFDTAEAIQALGVGEALVSLLDEKGAPTVVARTKIRPPDSRLGPATDAERAAVMAASPVRGVYEQAVNRESAEEILAARHAASDQAAADAKARADAAKAAEVQARLDARAAAAQAKEEAKEQTRIARAPAAPRRSTRETPIEALTKSVLRTAGSTLTRELLRGVLGGLKRR
- the obgE gene encoding GTPase ObgE: MKFLDQAKIYIRSGNGGAGSVSFRREKFIPNGGPDGGDGGRGGDVWIEAVEGLNTLIDYRYQQHFKAQTGHHGQGRQMHGGKGEDVVLKVPVGTQVLDEDKETVLLDMDTAGKTELLLKGGNGGWGNTRFKGPVNQAPTHANPGQEGQERWIWLRLKLIADIGLAGLPNAGKSTFLSAASAAKPKIADYPFTTLTPNLGMVDLSPTERFVIADIPGLIEGASDGAGLGTRFLGHVERSASLIHLIDGTQDDVAEAYRIIRGELEAYGEGLADKAEILALNKIDALTPQMREEKAAELEAVAGRRPMLVSGVSGEGVASLLRAAWAEVKKTRGALAGEGAADQISGWRP
- a CDS encoding DUF6065 family protein, translating into MVDTVKTRPLELECYPMTARPPDLVPGRQSRNWMDAFISRHPYRCLPLNMANTTGWEILCPFGFSAEWNGGPRQEDIVITPDRPQHDLDHFVTSHFSRGVLTMHPQYLFRTPPGWGMMCSGSPNHVKDGIQPLVGLIETDWLPFPFTMNWIFTRPGRITFEKGEPFCFINLIEHKKVEQFQPIIRTLESNPTMKGQFEAWNRARTDFNQRLAGGDPDAAKEAWQRFYFKGELPEELGAAPATHSNKRRLKAPRVG
- a CDS encoding prolyl-tRNA synthetase associated domain-containing protein, translated to MTDAPAFDRETLTAWLKANGVDHVTHDHPAVFRVEEGLDLKADLPGAHTKNLFLKDHKGRLWLISARQDTVIDLKRAAVVMGSGRLSFGAESLMWETLGVRPGSVTALGLINDIERRVTFVVDQRLWDADIVNFHPLTNTATTALDQTAFRRVLGLLGREPLVLNFEALG
- a CDS encoding helix-turn-helix domain-containing protein produces the protein MGDTAFDPLNRDELLLYSQAVCDGLRDDDDGLRREILAHAGSRWSLGVVHTLGVYGQLRHADIGRRMHGVTQRMLTRTLRLLERDGLVIRHDFEEVPPRVEYRLSETGFELLARMVPLWTWIVENAESFRRVRLAFDERQEETSEGLTSEQT
- a CDS encoding aromatic alcohol reductase, encoding MTDATSTVKSRNILVLGAGELGMPVLRNLARRAKAIDGTKISVLLRSSAVTSADPGKARDVAELRDLGIEIVIGDLVKSSVDELAEVFSGYDTVIGCAGYAAGVNTPMKLAKAALQAGIPRYFPWQFGVDFEAIGRGGPQDIFDAQLDVRELLRSQNKTEWVVISTGMFMSYLFEPEFGVVDLQNSAVHALGSLDTQVTLTTPDDIGVLTAEIVFFEPTIRNEIVFLAGDTVSYGDVADKLEVALGRSFSRSEWTVPFLMDELAQDPQNMMRKYRAAFAIGRGVAWSKDGTFNHKHGIPVTNVASWIYANLRKD
- a CDS encoding energy transducer TonB; this translates as MLIALFAAAVIQAAPAPPPVVWIDPPRIEMPPKALEAGASGVVVLRCAFNAQGRAINCIVVSETPPGLGFGREALRGVRMGQAQIDQPGPREVRLNFHTR
- the trxA gene encoding thioredoxin — translated: MTLLDPTLPPDAAGDLIKEGTDASFMADVIEASKHQPVIVDFWATWCGPCRTLGPALEKAVRAAKGAVKMVKIDVDANPAYAGQLRVQSIPTVYAFVNGQPVDGFQGAIPDSQIKAFIDKLTGGQGGSTETAQLLELGEESLGLNDFGGAAQAFAHVLSIEPENEKAIAGMARVYLAGGDPEQAAQTIAMAPQDSKEPTVQSVRAQLALASKAPTGDLAGASAELEAKVAADPNDHQARFDLAEAQSAAGDFKGAVDNLLAIVQADREWNDQAARKQLLVIFEAAGLSSDVSKDGRRRLSSILFS
- a CDS encoding LysE family translocator encodes the protein MHALPVDPHLYSTFLGVMAVMAVTPGPANLFAVATGMEKGRASALVGVLGMNAATLVWFGAAALGLAALVKAFPAAFKVIAVLGAVYVAWLGIKALRGAFATAAQPDHVVVRKGRSAFADGFAVQIANPKAILFFTAVLPPFVDVSRPVAPQLALFALAAIGMDMVSMSTYALSGAALSRRMQRPRFRRGFGVVVGLLLMTAAVLIVLRL